One stretch of Acholeplasma laidlawii PG-8A DNA includes these proteins:
- the pepF gene encoding oligoendopeptidase F: MKKQLPKRSEIDIKHTWDVHSIYKDDQAFNQTFDTLEGLVKEFVVKYEKRLTDAHIITSSLNDLKVINEMITSLSAYASLQSSVDGVDEANQMRSGKTSIRLQKVSKQLNFFHSELNKVTKKVLMDAMRIDESNKLYLEDVLEYKKHTLKPEAEKLLNALSPVLNAPYGSYNRFKLVDMKFSDFEVDGQTYPNSFTLFENEYEYDGNTKVRRKSYEAFYSKLSEYQHGFASQYYAQLQKEKALADARGFKSVFDYLLYSQKVPKSFMDRQIDVIMKDLAPAMRKYAKHLGKLHGLDQVTYADLKIAVDDSFEPKVTIESSKELLMDGLSILGEDYLEIVRRSFDERWIDFPQNVGKSTGGFCSSPYGQNSFILINWNGQMDEVMVLAHEIGHAGHFQYANKYQNIFNTRPSLYFIEAPSTTNELIMARHLMKHATDARTKRWIQSVMISRTYYHNFVTHLLEAAFQRKVYEKIDNYEPISASVLNNIKLDVLRQFWGDAVVIPDYAGLTWMRQPHYFMGLYPYTYSAGLTLGTVVSQRIFEKTLDPKDWIEVLKAGATKKPLDLALMVDVDLKTSKPLKEAIKFISQTIDEIIAYDKK, translated from the coding sequence ATGAAAAAACAATTACCAAAACGATCTGAGATTGATATTAAGCATACATGGGATGTTCATTCAATTTATAAAGATGACCAAGCATTTAATCAAACATTTGATACTTTAGAAGGTTTGGTTAAAGAGTTCGTCGTTAAATATGAAAAAAGATTAACAGATGCTCATATTATTACAAGCAGTTTAAACGATCTAAAAGTCATTAATGAAATGATTACCAGTTTAAGTGCTTATGCATCCTTACAATCCTCTGTGGATGGTGTGGATGAGGCAAACCAAATGAGAAGTGGTAAAACTTCTATAAGACTACAAAAAGTATCCAAACAACTCAATTTCTTTCATAGTGAACTCAATAAAGTCACTAAGAAAGTACTGATGGATGCGATGAGGATAGATGAATCTAATAAACTCTATTTAGAAGATGTTTTAGAGTATAAAAAACATACACTAAAACCTGAAGCTGAAAAACTTCTTAATGCATTATCTCCTGTATTAAATGCACCTTATGGAAGTTACAACCGCTTCAAGTTAGTCGATATGAAGTTTAGTGATTTTGAAGTAGATGGTCAAACATACCCGAATTCATTTACTTTATTTGAAAATGAATATGAATATGATGGAAACACAAAGGTGCGTAGAAAATCATATGAAGCCTTCTATAGCAAGTTAAGTGAATATCAACACGGTTTTGCTAGTCAGTATTATGCTCAACTTCAAAAAGAAAAAGCACTTGCTGATGCAAGAGGTTTTAAATCCGTTTTTGACTATCTTTTATATAGTCAAAAAGTACCTAAATCATTTATGGATCGTCAAATCGATGTCATTATGAAAGATTTAGCACCTGCAATGCGCAAATATGCTAAACATTTAGGCAAATTACATGGTCTTGACCAAGTAACTTATGCAGATTTAAAGATTGCTGTAGATGATTCTTTTGAGCCTAAAGTTACAATTGAGTCTTCTAAAGAGTTATTAATGGATGGTCTATCTATATTAGGTGAAGACTATTTAGAGATTGTTAGACGTTCATTTGATGAAAGATGGATTGATTTTCCTCAAAACGTTGGTAAATCTACAGGTGGTTTTTGCTCATCACCTTATGGTCAAAATTCATTCATTTTAATTAACTGGAATGGTCAAATGGATGAAGTAATGGTACTTGCCCATGAAATTGGGCATGCAGGTCATTTCCAATATGCAAATAAATATCAAAACATTTTTAATACAAGACCTTCTTTATATTTCATTGAGGCACCATCTACAACAAACGAGTTGATTATGGCACGTCATTTAATGAAACATGCAACAGATGCACGCACAAAACGTTGGATTCAATCCGTAATGATTTCTAGAACGTATTATCATAACTTTGTTACACACTTACTAGAAGCAGCATTCCAAAGAAAAGTTTATGAAAAGATTGATAATTATGAACCAATCTCTGCAAGTGTCTTAAATAATATTAAATTAGATGTATTAAGACAATTTTGGGGTGATGCAGTCGTTATTCCTGATTATGCAGGCTTAACTTGGATGCGTCAACCACACTACTTTATGGGTCTATATCCTTATACTTACTCAGCAGGGTTAACATTAGGTACTGTTGTTTCACAAAGAATTTTTGAAAAAACATTAGATCCAAAAGATTGGATTGAAGTCTTAAAAGCTGGAGCTACTAAAAAGCCATTAGATTTAGCACTCATGGTTGATGTAGATTTAAAAACAAGTAAACCATTAAAAGAAGCTATTAAATTTATTAGTCAAACTATTGATGAAATTATTGCCTACGACAAAAAGTAA
- a CDS encoding glycoside hydrolase family 30 protein yields the protein MKKTYSVDSFTTWADKSKLLKKEEASNTTIDLDSEYTKINIDPSIKYQVIDGFGAAMTESSALVINNLDENDKHNVLDELFNKEGLNMSFMRLTIGASDFSLDNYTYNDTPSNIEDLALNNFSIDREMQHLIPVLKEALIRNNDLFIMASPWSAPAWMKDNKHLNGGSLLDKYIDVYAQYFVKYIEAMKLQGIDIYAVTPQNEPLHESNTYPTMKMLPDQQINLIESMGIQFNEANIDTLIMAYDHNWDRMDYPITVLNSKANQYIAGVALHGYGGNVSETSRLGNIFPDKGIWFTEISGGLWATNFGDNISWNMENIFMGSLNRGAKGVLMWNIALNENNGPINGGCQNCRGILTIHSETSEVIKNEEYYMIGHFSKFVEVGAYRIDSKTSNANLLNTAFLNPDGSITVVVHNKSSNSMMFSLDINGSQMNYKLPAKATTTFVLNENISNEN from the coding sequence GTGAAAAAAACTTATTCAGTGGATAGCTTTACAACATGGGCTGATAAAAGCAAATTACTTAAAAAAGAAGAGGCTTCAAATACCACTATAGATTTAGATTCAGAGTACACAAAAATCAATATTGATCCTAGTATAAAATACCAAGTAATTGATGGTTTTGGAGCAGCGATGACAGAATCTAGTGCTTTAGTCATTAATAATTTGGATGAAAATGATAAACATAATGTATTAGATGAACTATTTAACAAAGAAGGGTTAAATATGTCATTTATGCGACTTACTATAGGTGCATCTGACTTTTCCTTAGACAATTATACGTATAATGATACGCCAAGTAACATAGAAGACTTAGCATTAAATAACTTTTCTATCGATAGAGAGATGCAACATCTTATACCAGTTTTAAAAGAAGCACTCATAAGAAATAACGACCTATTTATTATGGCATCTCCATGGAGTGCACCAGCTTGGATGAAAGATAATAAACACCTTAATGGTGGTAGTTTACTGGATAAGTACATCGATGTCTATGCACAATATTTTGTTAAATATATTGAAGCTATGAAGCTTCAAGGCATCGATATATATGCAGTTACACCGCAAAATGAACCACTTCATGAATCAAACACTTATCCTACAATGAAAATGTTGCCAGATCAACAAATAAATTTAATTGAGTCTATGGGCATCCAATTTAATGAAGCCAATATCGATACATTAATCATGGCATATGACCATAATTGGGATCGAATGGACTACCCAATAACTGTACTAAATAGTAAAGCAAATCAATATATTGCAGGGGTTGCATTACATGGTTATGGTGGAAATGTATCAGAAACTTCAAGATTAGGTAACATATTTCCTGATAAAGGTATTTGGTTCACAGAAATATCCGGTGGTTTATGGGCTACGAATTTTGGAGACAATATATCGTGGAATATGGAAAATATTTTTATGGGTTCTCTAAATCGCGGCGCTAAAGGTGTATTGATGTGGAACATTGCCTTAAATGAAAACAATGGACCTATCAATGGTGGGTGCCAAAATTGCCGTGGCATTTTAACTATTCATAGTGAAACTTCAGAGGTTATTAAAAATGAAGAATACTATATGATCGGACATTTTTCTAAATTTGTAGAGGTTGGAGCATATAGAATAGATAGTAAAACAAGTAATGCAAATTTACTAAACACAGCATTTTTAAACCCTGATGGTAGTATTACAGTCGTGGTACATAATAAATCTTCTAATTCAATGATGTTTAGTTTAGATATAAATGGTAGCCAAATGAATTATAAACTACCAGCAAAAGCAACTACAACATTTGTTTTAAACGAAAATATTAGTAACGAAAATTAA
- a CDS encoding glycoside hydrolase family 16 protein gives MKKIVFYDHFDVGTKPNQTYWNIDVGGSGFGNNEDQFYTDRLDNIYIEDSLLHIVARKEDFEHRKYTSAKITTKNKVSIQYGAIEVRMKLPKGLGTWPAFWLLGDNIHKVGWPTCGEIDLMEYVGKEPDALHFSLHSKNFNHTKSNNLHLKKEIKNLSDDFHVYKLEWSKEGFNYYLDNELLFKAPKEDKQGLDNWPFDEPFFMIINLAIGGNWGGKIDDSIFPVEFLIDYVKVTS, from the coding sequence ATGAAAAAAATAGTTTTTTATGATCATTTTGATGTAGGAACAAAACCTAATCAAACATACTGGAATATTGATGTTGGTGGTAGTGGTTTTGGAAACAATGAAGATCAGTTTTACACAGACCGCTTAGATAACATTTATATAGAGGATAGCCTACTACATATTGTGGCTCGTAAAGAAGATTTTGAACATCGAAAATATACATCTGCGAAAATAACTACAAAAAATAAAGTGAGTATTCAATACGGAGCAATTGAAGTGCGTATGAAGTTACCAAAGGGATTAGGAACTTGGCCAGCATTTTGGTTGTTGGGGGATAATATTCATAAAGTTGGTTGGCCAACTTGTGGTGAAATTGATTTGATGGAATATGTAGGTAAAGAACCGGACGCATTACATTTTTCATTACACTCTAAAAACTTCAATCATACAAAATCAAACAATCTACATCTAAAAAAAGAAATTAAAAACTTGAGTGATGATTTTCATGTCTATAAACTAGAATGGTCCAAAGAAGGTTTTAATTATTATTTAGATAATGAACTATTATTTAAAGCACCTAAAGAAGATAAGCAAGGGTTAGATAATTGGCCGTTTGATGAACCGTTTTTCATGATAATTAATTTGGCGATAGGTGGTAACTGGGGCGGTAAAATAGATGACTCAATTTTCCCAGTAGAATTTTTAATCGATTATGTTAAAGTTACAAGCTAG
- a CDS encoding GH36-type glycosyl hydrolase domain-containing protein, giving the protein MKKKQSIKKNYGQYLPLYNLGQLKSSITPFFGGDIKTDHHHYLLEPTTENDLYANHMSRNIIFTIDDEMYFLNGNTYLQQNDELQVEYDLLYQRVVRSNTLFSIESLSFIPLHDNLELLEVTIKNTSNKNLTLDVITAIPIYARSADNIRDHRHVTSLLNKVEINEQTVLVKPTLSFDERGHHLNHEAYTVSAYSPTTKVNRIITSLEDFIDGGSFNFPKGIYRKDFEPKPGYEVIGAIGFEPFILKPEETATFNISMGIFNQNEDALHIINKYKTKKSVEEAFKHMRNYFEAESSKLSISMVNKDVELLLRWVRFQPVLRRIFGNSYLPHHDYGRGGRGWRDLWQDLLSLILINDESVETLLFNNFQGIRIDGSNATIIGDKPGEFLADRNKIVRVWSDHGAWPLLTTLSYIHSTGHIEFLFKQQTYFHDQFTHYTNKTRDIETSEHILRVHNKPYLGTILEHLLLQNIVAHFNTGKFGFVRLENADWNDGLDMAKNNGETIAFTHFYASNLMKMAEVIEKINRPVRLFKSLYDLIFETIDLKTFFDNVSDFKDTTVEVDATKLSYQLVELYKKRIDHINENAWIKDTHLQSYITDSNVFLDTADTMNLTGQAMALLNETLTMSQAKSVADTTKKLLFNKDNGGYHLNSNYHKIMMDMGRAFGFSYNHKENGAVFSHMAIMYVYGLYNYNLVQLGNEGYKSLIMRAIHPDAHTVLGIPEYFTDKGVGKYLYLTGSASWLLKLLQEQVFGITFYYGKLTLNPKLVREDFINHRASIQTFIHGKLIKITYINLKNLDYGAYKIDKVLYQGQPINIEHTKIEGDIEVYLDEL; this is encoded by the coding sequence ATGAAAAAAAAGCAATCAATTAAGAAAAATTATGGACAATATCTGCCTTTATATAATTTAGGACAATTAAAATCTTCGATTACACCATTTTTCGGTGGAGATATTAAAACGGATCATCATCATTACTTACTTGAACCAACGACTGAAAATGATCTTTATGCCAATCATATGTCAAGAAATATCATCTTTACAATCGATGATGAAATGTATTTTTTAAATGGCAACACATATCTACAGCAGAATGATGAATTGCAAGTAGAGTATGATTTACTCTATCAAAGAGTTGTTAGAAGTAACACTTTATTTTCTATTGAATCACTTTCTTTCATACCATTACATGATAATTTAGAACTATTAGAGGTCACCATTAAAAACACATCTAATAAGAATCTAACTCTAGATGTAATTACAGCCATACCGATTTATGCAAGAAGTGCCGATAATATAAGAGATCATCGTCATGTCACATCCTTACTAAATAAAGTTGAAATCAATGAACAAACTGTATTAGTTAAACCAACTTTAAGTTTTGATGAAAGAGGTCATCATTTAAATCATGAGGCTTATACAGTCTCTGCATATAGTCCTACAACGAAAGTAAATAGAATCATTACGAGCCTAGAGGATTTTATAGATGGTGGTTCATTTAATTTTCCTAAAGGTATTTACAGAAAAGATTTCGAACCCAAACCTGGGTATGAAGTTATTGGCGCGATTGGATTTGAACCCTTCATACTAAAACCTGAAGAAACAGCAACATTTAATATAAGTATGGGTATTTTTAATCAAAATGAAGATGCATTACATATTATAAACAAGTACAAAACAAAAAAATCTGTTGAAGAAGCATTTAAACACATGCGTAATTATTTTGAAGCAGAAAGTAGCAAACTCTCTATTAGCATGGTAAATAAGGATGTTGAATTACTTCTAAGATGGGTAAGATTTCAACCTGTGTTAAGACGAATTTTTGGTAATTCCTACCTACCACATCATGATTATGGTAGAGGGGGAAGGGGTTGGCGTGATCTTTGGCAAGATTTACTCAGTTTAATCCTTATTAATGATGAATCCGTCGAAACCTTATTATTTAATAATTTTCAAGGGATACGAATTGATGGTTCTAACGCAACAATTATTGGCGATAAACCTGGAGAGTTCCTAGCAGATAGAAATAAAATAGTCCGTGTATGGTCTGATCATGGGGCTTGGCCATTACTTACTACATTATCATACATTCATAGTACTGGGCATATCGAGTTCTTATTTAAGCAGCAAACTTACTTTCATGATCAATTCACACACTATACGAATAAAACAAGAGATATAGAAACAAGTGAACATATTCTAAGAGTACATAACAAACCTTATCTAGGCACTATTTTGGAACATTTACTATTACAAAATATTGTTGCACATTTTAACACCGGTAAATTTGGCTTTGTAAGATTAGAAAATGCTGACTGGAATGATGGTTTGGATATGGCCAAAAATAACGGTGAAACGATAGCATTTACCCATTTTTATGCAAGTAATTTAATGAAGATGGCAGAAGTGATTGAAAAAATTAATAGACCTGTTCGCCTATTTAAATCACTCTATGATCTAATCTTTGAAACAATTGATCTAAAAACATTCTTTGATAACGTTTCTGATTTTAAAGATACTACGGTTGAAGTGGATGCCACTAAGTTATCTTATCAACTCGTTGAGCTCTATAAAAAAAGAATTGATCATATAAATGAAAACGCTTGGATTAAGGATACACATCTTCAAAGTTATATAACAGATAGTAATGTATTTTTAGATACTGCAGATACGATGAACTTAACGGGCCAGGCGATGGCACTTCTAAATGAAACACTAACCATGTCTCAGGCTAAAAGCGTAGCAGATACAACAAAAAAACTATTATTTAATAAAGATAATGGAGGGTATCATTTAAACTCTAACTATCATAAAATTATGATGGACATGGGCAGAGCATTCGGGTTTAGTTATAATCACAAAGAAAATGGTGCTGTATTCTCACATATGGCCATCATGTATGTCTATGGGTTATATAATTATAATTTAGTTCAACTAGGTAATGAAGGTTATAAATCACTGATAATGCGTGCGATACACCCTGATGCACATACGGTGCTTGGAATTCCAGAGTATTTTACTGACAAAGGTGTTGGCAAATATCTTTATTTAACTGGAAGTGCAAGTTGGCTATTAAAACTCTTACAAGAACAGGTGTTCGGAATTACATTTTATTACGGAAAATTAACACTTAATCCAAAATTAGTTCGAGAAGATTTTATAAATCATAGAGCAAGCATTCAAACCTTTATTCATGGAAAACTAATTAAAATCACGTATATTAACTTGAAAAACTTAGATTATGGCGCTTATAAAATTGATAAAGTTTTATATCAAGGACAACCTATCAACATTGAACATACAAAAATTGAGGGAGACATCGAGGTATATCTAGATGAATTATGA
- a CDS encoding helix-turn-helix domain-containing protein, translated as MENNNKDLITKYLADNIVYYRKKMALTQLELADKLNYSDKSISKWERGEGVPDIFVIKELSVFLELV; from the coding sequence ATGGAAAATAATAATAAAGACTTAATAACTAAATATTTAGCTGATAACATTGTATATTATAGAAAAAAAATGGCACTTACACAGCTAGAGTTAGCGGATAAACTAAACTACTCAGATAAATCGATATCTAAATGGGAAAGAGGAGAAGGGGTTCCTGATATCTTTGTGATAAAAGAATTATCTGTGTTCTTGGAATTAGTGTAG
- a CDS encoding DsbA family oxidoreductase: protein MKIEVWSDFSCPFCYIGKTIFEQALNNFKDKDKIEVIYKAYQLSPDAPFETTEDSYTIFSRMKGVSLNQTKQMFMQTVERAKQVGLVYDYDNMKMTNTFKAHRLAKWARTFGKESVLSTKLFDAYFTKGLNIHDDKVLLDIVNTLGLDVHEAKVVLESNQFHDEVAKEIEEAQSIGVRGVPFFVLDRKYAVSGAQPIEMFNQAIEQAYKEANPFQTIGSDDDICGPDGCAI, encoded by the coding sequence ATGAAAATTGAAGTATGGAGTGACTTTTCATGTCCGTTTTGTTATATTGGTAAAACAATATTTGAACAAGCACTAAACAATTTTAAAGATAAAGATAAAATCGAAGTCATTTATAAGGCTTATCAGTTAAGTCCAGATGCACCTTTTGAAACAACAGAAGATAGTTATACTATTTTTTCTAGAATGAAAGGTGTTAGTTTGAATCAAACAAAACAAATGTTTATGCAGACTGTAGAGCGTGCAAAACAAGTAGGTCTCGTTTATGATTATGACAACATGAAGATGACAAACACTTTTAAAGCACATAGACTAGCAAAATGGGCTAGAACTTTTGGTAAAGAATCAGTACTTTCAACAAAACTTTTTGATGCTTATTTTACTAAGGGTTTAAACATTCATGATGATAAAGTCTTATTAGATATTGTTAACACATTAGGACTTGACGTTCATGAAGCAAAAGTAGTACTTGAATCTAACCAATTTCATGATGAAGTAGCTAAAGAAATTGAAGAAGCTCAAAGCATTGGCGTGCGTGGTGTACCATTCTTTGTATTAGATAGAAAATATGCAGTAAGTGGTGCTCAACCCATAGAAATGTTTAATCAAGCAATTGAACAAGCATACAAAGAAGCAAATCCATTCCAAACTATCGGATCAGATGATGATATATGTGGTCCGGATGGTTGTGCAATTTAA
- a CDS encoding glycoside hydrolase family 3 protein, translated as MQKYLNNMNIERMNPLAELATFSKYAAGEGIVLLKNNDVLPLKDKKIAVFGRIQFNYYKSGTGSGGLVNVKHVPSLIESFINDPNVSVNMNVYDVYKKWVEENPFDSGNGQWASEPWNQQEMLLDTSLVLNASKESDIAIVVFGRTAGEDKDNKPTKGSYYLTDEELSLLKDVTSHFKKTIVVLNVGNAMDLTFMDTYQIDGLIFAWHGGQYGALALKDVMVGYKSPSGKLPMTLVNDLSSEPAFHNFGHKSQVIYEEDIYVGYRYFETFNHTAVRYPFGFGLTYSEFKIKPISFDMDDKIITFKIEVKNTGRHRAKEVVQIYLNAPQGLLGKPKMVLAAFAKTRELEPKENQIIEIKIDLYNLASFDDIGHVFKSSFVLEKGLYKFYIGNSSRHHTQYGEIEIIDDIITHLSREISAPVKPFKRIKPDENYQIIYEDVPLRTTNYNETIKDHIPREIPSNTSDITLLDVYEHKHTMDEFIGSLEIDQLIELTRGEGMSSPKVTPGTASAFGGVTDELLDKGIPIACAADGPSGIRMDSGFYASSLPNGIALASSFDLNMVETLYQLLGKEMKAYHIDLILGPGMNILRHPLNGRNFEYYSEDPLLTGLMASSAVIGLQKEGVTGTLKHLFANNQETDRFNVDAVVSERAQREIYLRGFEIAIKVGKARAIMTSYNPVNSLWTASHFEVNSLLLRDEWGFDGILVTDWWAKMNDFNGPGDVKNTKAMIISQNDLYMVISDAKSNSNHDNSKESYLNGELKKSHLQRVAKNILNFLLKTPAFSRMHQLEFKPSKNRRNYWFKYDAKDIKLPLIEELLVNGQKFVINPLIFNHQIDKIDTIKHKKLKVYIHKNKQHAIAVKSNKYDTNIYYFNTENFESSNLNIVDLNLFSKMEYPKCGMKPWEPLNFVFDAALKHIKSVSLDNNVLSILEKDAILNFPVALEMPGKYLVDFTLSSDVQSLAQLPFSLYLNNQYKTTITIHGTEGNKVHARASLLADPGKQVLSIKFNKSNIHIYEIKMMRHG; from the coding sequence ATGCAAAAATATTTAAATAATATGAACATCGAACGGATGAATCCGCTTGCTGAGCTTGCAACTTTTTCAAAGTATGCAGCTGGTGAAGGTATCGTCTTACTTAAAAATAACGATGTGTTACCACTAAAAGATAAAAAAATTGCTGTTTTCGGTAGAATTCAGTTTAATTACTATAAATCTGGTACTGGCTCTGGAGGTTTGGTAAATGTTAAGCATGTACCTTCATTAATTGAATCGTTTATTAATGATCCCAATGTATCTGTAAATATGAACGTTTATGATGTTTATAAAAAATGGGTAGAAGAAAATCCATTCGATTCCGGTAATGGGCAATGGGCATCTGAACCATGGAATCAACAAGAAATGCTTTTAGACACTAGTTTAGTATTAAATGCTTCTAAAGAAAGTGACATTGCGATAGTAGTATTTGGTAGAACAGCAGGGGAAGATAAAGATAACAAACCGACAAAAGGAAGTTATTATTTAACAGATGAAGAGTTAAGTCTACTTAAAGATGTAACTTCTCATTTTAAGAAAACAATAGTTGTATTAAATGTTGGTAATGCTATGGATCTAACTTTTATGGATACTTATCAAATTGATGGACTTATCTTTGCATGGCATGGTGGACAGTATGGAGCATTAGCTCTAAAAGATGTAATGGTAGGTTATAAGTCACCATCAGGTAAACTACCTATGACATTAGTTAATGACTTATCATCAGAGCCCGCATTCCATAATTTCGGACATAAATCACAAGTCATATATGAAGAAGATATTTATGTTGGTTATAGATATTTTGAGACATTTAATCACACTGCTGTGAGATATCCATTTGGTTTTGGACTCACTTACTCTGAATTTAAAATTAAACCTATATCTTTTGATATGGATGATAAAATTATAACCTTTAAAATAGAGGTTAAGAATACTGGTAGACATAGAGCAAAAGAAGTTGTCCAAATCTATTTAAATGCACCTCAAGGATTATTAGGTAAACCTAAAATGGTTTTAGCAGCATTTGCTAAAACCAGAGAACTTGAACCAAAAGAAAATCAAATCATCGAAATTAAAATTGATTTATATAATCTAGCAAGCTTTGATGATATTGGGCATGTATTTAAATCTTCTTTTGTGCTAGAAAAAGGTTTATATAAATTCTATATTGGAAATTCATCAAGACACCACACACAATACGGTGAAATTGAAATTATTGATGATATCATTACACATTTATCAAGAGAAATATCAGCACCGGTTAAGCCTTTTAAACGTATCAAACCAGATGAAAACTATCAAATTATCTATGAAGATGTACCTTTAAGAACTACCAATTATAATGAAACAATTAAAGATCATATACCTAGAGAAATACCAAGCAATACATCTGATATTACATTATTAGATGTTTATGAGCATAAACATACTATGGATGAATTTATCGGATCACTTGAAATTGATCAACTCATTGAACTCACACGAGGTGAAGGTATGAGTTCACCTAAAGTGACACCAGGAACTGCATCAGCATTTGGCGGTGTGACCGATGAATTACTTGATAAGGGTATACCGATTGCATGTGCAGCAGATGGACCTAGTGGTATTCGTATGGACTCTGGTTTTTATGCTTCAAGTTTACCTAATGGCATAGCCTTAGCCTCAAGTTTTGATTTGAATATGGTTGAAACACTTTACCAACTACTTGGTAAGGAAATGAAAGCTTATCATATTGATTTAATCTTGGGTCCAGGTATGAATATTTTAAGACATCCTCTAAATGGCCGTAATTTTGAATATTATTCAGAAGATCCACTGCTTACAGGACTTATGGCATCAAGTGCAGTCATTGGTTTACAAAAAGAAGGTGTTACAGGGACACTCAAGCATTTATTTGCAAATAATCAAGAAACAGATCGATTTAATGTAGATGCAGTAGTATCTGAACGTGCTCAAAGAGAAATCTATTTAAGAGGCTTTGAAATTGCAATAAAAGTGGGTAAAGCCCGTGCAATCATGACATCTTATAATCCGGTGAATAGTTTATGGACAGCCTCTCATTTTGAGGTTAACTCACTCCTTTTAAGGGATGAGTGGGGATTTGATGGTATTTTAGTCACCGATTGGTGGGCTAAAATGAATGATTTTAATGGTCCTGGTGATGTTAAGAATACTAAGGCAATGATCATCAGCCAAAATGATTTATATATGGTTATTAGTGATGCCAAATCAAATTCAAATCATGACAATTCAAAAGAAAGTTACTTAAATGGCGAACTTAAAAAGTCTCACTTGCAAAGGGTAGCTAAAAATATTCTAAACTTTTTACTAAAAACGCCAGCATTTAGTCGTATGCATCAACTAGAATTTAAACCCTCAAAAAATAGGAGAAATTATTGGTTTAAATATGATGCAAAGGATATAAAATTGCCGCTTATAGAAGAACTATTGGTAAATGGTCAAAAATTCGTTATAAATCCGTTGATTTTTAACCATCAAATAGACAAAATTGACACGATAAAGCATAAAAAACTTAAAGTCTATATTCACAAAAATAAACAACACGCAATCGCAGTAAAATCAAATAAATATGATACAAATATTTATTATTTTAACACTGAAAATTTTGAATCAAGTAACCTAAATATAGTCGATTTAAACCTGTTTAGTAAGATGGAATATCCAAAGTGTGGTATGAAACCATGGGAACCATTAAACTTTGTTTTTGATGCTGCTCTAAAGCATATAAAATCCGTTTCACTTGATAATAATGTCCTTTCTATTTTAGAAAAAGATGCTATCTTAAATTTTCCTGTAGCTCTAGAAATGCCAGGGAAGTACTTGGTCGATTTTACTCTATCAAGTGATGTACAAAGTTTAGCGCAATTACCATTTTCACTGTACCTGAATAATCAATATAAAACAACAATTACAATACATGGCACTGAAGGTAACAAGGTCCACGCAAGAGCGAGTCTGCTAGCTGATCCTGGAAAACAAGTACTTTCGATAAAATTTAATAAATCAAATATCCATATCTATGAAATCAAAATGATGAGACATGGTTAA